Proteins from a single region of Drosophila biarmipes strain raj3 chromosome 3R, RU_DBia_V1.1, whole genome shotgun sequence:
- the LOC108031867 gene encoding anoctamin-1 isoform X1, whose translation MLNLGSAKVSALEEAASPPPFSKDESFQLLERSPPAAALEPPFTTPLAPFDMELMRRHNLHERLKGKDSFWGGRDPGPGSQRFVDQEKLSASRESLGTADRRAGLAESNASTLQLPDAAEPRANGKQPTGDRTNPSHPAAPLLPMTDPEFVKGNGSGVYDDRECSCPREFYQRAEVNSSLFFEDCIRSIDFVLAYRICAHEPTELENTEKRRVFEANLISQGLEVEATQKDQIWFVKIHAPLEVLRRYAEILKLRMPMKECLCHLRINERSNRLRNAAQYLSNKVGQSVEVKPIPGMSVVNRSTKSVFSSLKTVFQFFLRNIYVDEEIFPKRAHRFTAIYSRDKEYLFDIRQDCFFTTAVRSRIVEFILDRQRFPAKNQHDMAFGIERLIAEGVYSAAYPLHDGEITETGTMRALLYKHWASVPKWYRYQPLDDIKEYFGVKIGLYFAWLGYYTYMLLLASIVGLICFLYSWFSLKNYVPVKDICQGGNTNITMCPLCDWCNFWDLKETCNYAKVTYLIDNPSTVFFAVFMSFWATLFLELWKRYSAEITHRWDLTGFDVHEEHPRPQYLARLEHIPPTRVDYVTNIKEPTVPFWRMKLPATVFSFSVVLLLIALAFVALLAVVVYRMSTLAALKVGANPMTTSSAIVLATASAAFVNLCLLYILNYMYNHLAEYLTELEMWRTQTQFDDSLTLKIYLLQFVNYYASIFYIAFFKGKFVGHPGEYNKIFDYRQEECSSGGCLTELCIQLAIIMVGKQAFNTILEVYLPMFWRKVLAIQVGLSRLFNNTPNPDKTKGERWMRDFKLLDWGARGLFPEYLEMVLQYGFVTIFVAAFPLAPFFALLNNILEMRLDAKKLLTHHKRPVSQRVRDIGVWYRILDCIGKLSVITNGFIIAFTSDMIPRLVYRHYVNKPGTLDGYLNFTLSEFRVADSATLYSLAGDNSNITTCRYTDFRLPPSSPEKYTLSSMFYIILACRLGFVVVFENFVALVMILVRWCIPDMSVELRDQIRREIYVTNEIIIDQEAHRARFERAQRNSSVLQTPVDPEMDAASVQEPNAKFINIEKLLTENLTQIEMDAIIHGENPITGISGADCLEEVHKKLSD comes from the exons ATGCTAAATTTAGGCAGTGCCAAGGTGTCCGCTCTGGAGGAGGCCGCCTCGCCGCCCCCCTTCTCCAAGGACGAGAGCTTCCAGCTGCTGGAGCGGAGTCCGCCCGCCGCCGCGCTGGAACCCCCCTTCACCACCCCGCTGGCACCCTTCGACATGGAGCTGATGAGGCGCCACAATCTCCACGAGCGGCTGAAGGGAAAGGACAGTTTTTGGGGGGGACGGGATCCGGGGCCCGGATCGCAGAGATTCGTGGACCAGGAGAAGCTGTCAGCATCGCGTGAATCACTCGGCACCGCCGATAGGAGGGCCGGGCTTGCAGAGAG CAACGCCTCCACGCTTCAACTGCCAGACGCCGCCGAGCCGCGGGCCAATGGCAAACAGCCCACTGGGGACAGGACCAACCCATCGCATCCAGCTGCTCCCCTCCTGCCAATGACTGATCCGGAGTTTGTGAAGGGCAACGGAAGCGGCGTCTACGATGATCGCGAGTGCAGCTGTCCGAGGGAGTTCTACCAGCGGGCCGAGGTCAACTCCTCGCTGTTCTTCGAGGACTGCATCCGGTCCATTGACTTCGTCCTGGCCTACAGGATCTGTGCCCACGAGCCCACGGAGCTGGAGAACACGGAAAAGCGTCGTGTCTTCGAGGCGAATCTCATCAGCCAGGGTCTGGAGGTCGAGGCCACCCAAAAGGACCAGATATGGTTTGTCAAG ATCCATGCTCCTTTGGAGGTCCTGCGGCGGTATGCCGAGATACTAAAGCTGCGCATGCCCATGAAAGAA tgtTTATGCCATTTGCGTATAAATGAAAGATCGAATCGCCTGCGAAATGCGGCCCAATACCTGTCCAATAAGGTTGGCCAAAGCGTTGAAGTTAAacca ATTCCAGGCATGTCCGTGGTTAATCGGTCCACCAAGAGCGTGTTTTCTAGTCTCAAAACTGTTTTCCAATTCTTCCTGCGCAACATCTATGTGGACGAGGAAATTTTTCCCAAGAGAGCGCATCGATTCACCGCCATTTACAGTCGAGATAAGGAGTATCT TTTCGACATTCGACAGGACTGCTTCTTTACCACCGCCGTCCGTTCCCGCATCGTTGAGTTCATCCTAGATCGCCAGCGATTTCCTGCCAAGAACCAACATGACATGGCCTTCGGCATAGAACGACTTATCGCCGAGGGCGTATACTCCGCTGCCTATCCCCTCCACGAT GGTGAAATAACGGAGACGGGTACCATGAGAGCCCTGCTTTACAAGCATTGGGCTTCAGTGCCAAAATGGTATCGCTATCAACCCTTAGACGACATCAAGGAATACTTTGGTGTTAAAATTG GTCTGTACTTCGCCTGGCTGGGCTACTACACCtacatgttgctgctggcctcGATAGTGGGGCTGATTTGCTTCCTATACTCCTGGTTCTCTCTCAAGAACTATGTGCCTGT AAAAGACATCTGTCAGGGTGGCAATACGAATATTACAATGTGTCCCCTCTGTGATTGGTGCAACTTCTGGGACCTGAAGGAAACCTGCAACTATGCCAAAGTCACCTATCTCATTGACAATCCCAGCACCGTGTTCTTCGCTGTTTTCATGTCCTTTTGGGCCACCCTGTTCCTGGAGCTGTGGAAGCGCTACTCCGCCGAGATAACCCATCGCTGGGATCTGACGGGGTTCGATGTGCACGAAGAGCACCCGAGGCCGCAGTACTTGGCCCGCTTGGAGCACATACCGCCCACGAGGGTGGATTATGTGACCAACATAAAGGAGCCCACGGTTCCGTTTTGGCGCATGAAGCTCCCCGCCACTGTGTTCAGTTTTTCCGTGGTGCTACTTCTAATTGCCCTGGCATTTGTGGCTCTTTTGGCTGTGGTTGTATACCGAATGTCCACGCTGGCGGCCCTTAAAGTGGGTGCTAATCCTATGACCACCTCAAGTGCCATTGTCCTGGCCACCGCATCGGCAGCCTTTGTGAACTTGTGCCTGCTTTACATACTTAACTAT ATGTACAACCACTTGGCTGAGTACCTTACTGAGTTGGAAATGTGGCGCACACAAACCCAGTTCGATGACTCGCTGACCCTTAAAATTTATCTGCTGCAGTTCGTCAACTACTATGCCTCCATTTTCTACATAGCCTTTTTTAAGGGAAAATTCGTGGGCCATCCGGGAgagtataataaaatatttgactaCCGCCAGGAGGAG TGCTCCTCAGGCGGCTGTTTGACAGAGCTGTGCATCCAGCTGGCCATCATAATGGTGGGCAAGCAGGCCTTCAACACGATTCTAGAGGTTTATCTGCCCATGTTCTGGCGCAAGGTTTTGGCCATTCAGGTTGGTTTGTCGCGACTGTTTAACAACACCCCGAATCCCGACAAGACGAAGGGCGAACGCTGGATGCGGGACTTCAAGCTGCTGGACTGGGGTGCCCGCGGCCTGTTTCCCGAGTACTTGGAGATGGTCTTGCAGTACGGTTTTGTGACCATATTCGTGGCCGCTTTTCCGCTGGCGCCATTCTTTGCCCTGCTCAATAACATCCTGGAAATGCGACTGGACGCCAAGAAACTTCTGACCCACCACAAGCGACCAGTGTCGCAGCGGGTTCGAGATATAGGTGTGTGGTATCGGATACTGGATTGCATAGGCAAGCTGAGCGTGATCACAAAT GGATTCATCATTGCCTTCACCTCTGATATGATCCCCCGTTTGGTGTATCGGCATTATGTCAACAAGCCTGGCACTCTGGACGGTTACCTTAATTTCACCCTATCAGAGTTCAGGGTCGCCGATTCAGCCACCTTGTATAGCTTGGCTGGCGATAACTCTAACATAACAACGTGCAG ATATACCGATTTCCGATTACCACCGTCATCTCCTGAAAAGTATACACTGAGCAGCATGTTCTACATCATCTTGGCTTGTAGATTGGGTTTCGTTGTGGTCTTTGAG AACTTTGTGGCTCTGGTGATGATTCTGGTGCGTTGGTGCATTCCAGACATGAGCGTGGAACTGCGGGACCAAATCCGACGCGAAATCTATGTGACCAATGAGATAATCATCGATCAGGAGGCCCACCGGGCTCGATTCG agCGAGCTCAGCGAAACAGTTCGGTGCTTCAGACGCCA
- the LOC108031867 gene encoding anoctamin-1 isoform X4 yields the protein MTDPEFVKGNGSGVYDDRECSCPREFYQRAEVNSSLFFEDCIRSIDFVLAYRICAHEPTELENTEKRRVFEANLISQGLEVEATQKDQIWFVKIHAPLEVLRRYAEILKLRMPMKECLCHLRINERSNRLRNAAQYLSNKVGQSVEVKPIPGMSVVNRSTKSVFSSLKTVFQFFLRNIYVDEEIFPKRAHRFTAIYSRDKEYLFDIRQDCFFTTAVRSRIVEFILDRQRFPAKNQHDMAFGIERLIAEGVYSAAYPLHDGEITETGTMRALLYKHWASVPKWYRYQPLDDIKEYFGVKIGLYFAWLGYYTYMLLLASIVGLICFLYSWFSLKNYVPVKDICQGGNTNITMCPLCDWCNFWDLKETCNYAKVTYLIDNPSTVFFAVFMSFWATLFLELWKRYSAEITHRWDLTGFDVHEEHPRPQYLARLEHIPPTRVDYVTNIKEPTVPFWRMKLPATVFSFSVVLLLIALAFVALLAVVVYRMSTLAALKVGANPMTTSSAIVLATASAAFVNLCLLYILNYMYNHLAEYLTELEMWRTQTQFDDSLTLKIYLLQFVNYYASIFYIAFFKGKFVGHPGEYNKIFDYRQEECSSGGCLTELCIQLAIIMVGKQAFNTILEVYLPMFWRKVLAIQVGLSRLFNNTPNPDKTKGERWMRDFKLLDWGARGLFPEYLEMVLQYGFVTIFVAAFPLAPFFALLNNILEMRLDAKKLLTHHKRPVSQRVRDIGVWYRILDCIGKLSVITNGFIIAFTSDMIPRLVYRHYVNKPGTLDGYLNFTLSEFRVADSATLYSLAGDNSNITTCRYTDFRLPPSSPEKYTLSSMFYIILACRLGFVVVFENFVALVMILVRWCIPDMSVELRDQIRREIYVTNEIIIDQEAHRARFERAQRNSSVLQTPVDPEMDAASVQEPNAKFINIEKLLTENLTQIEMDAIIHGENPITGISGADCLEEVHKKLSD from the exons ATGACTGATCCGGAGTTTGTGAAGGGCAACGGAAGCGGCGTCTACGATGATCGCGAGTGCAGCTGTCCGAGGGAGTTCTACCAGCGGGCCGAGGTCAACTCCTCGCTGTTCTTCGAGGACTGCATCCGGTCCATTGACTTCGTCCTGGCCTACAGGATCTGTGCCCACGAGCCCACGGAGCTGGAGAACACGGAAAAGCGTCGTGTCTTCGAGGCGAATCTCATCAGCCAGGGTCTGGAGGTCGAGGCCACCCAAAAGGACCAGATATGGTTTGTCAAG ATCCATGCTCCTTTGGAGGTCCTGCGGCGGTATGCCGAGATACTAAAGCTGCGCATGCCCATGAAAGAA tgtTTATGCCATTTGCGTATAAATGAAAGATCGAATCGCCTGCGAAATGCGGCCCAATACCTGTCCAATAAGGTTGGCCAAAGCGTTGAAGTTAAacca ATTCCAGGCATGTCCGTGGTTAATCGGTCCACCAAGAGCGTGTTTTCTAGTCTCAAAACTGTTTTCCAATTCTTCCTGCGCAACATCTATGTGGACGAGGAAATTTTTCCCAAGAGAGCGCATCGATTCACCGCCATTTACAGTCGAGATAAGGAGTATCT TTTCGACATTCGACAGGACTGCTTCTTTACCACCGCCGTCCGTTCCCGCATCGTTGAGTTCATCCTAGATCGCCAGCGATTTCCTGCCAAGAACCAACATGACATGGCCTTCGGCATAGAACGACTTATCGCCGAGGGCGTATACTCCGCTGCCTATCCCCTCCACGAT GGTGAAATAACGGAGACGGGTACCATGAGAGCCCTGCTTTACAAGCATTGGGCTTCAGTGCCAAAATGGTATCGCTATCAACCCTTAGACGACATCAAGGAATACTTTGGTGTTAAAATTG GTCTGTACTTCGCCTGGCTGGGCTACTACACCtacatgttgctgctggcctcGATAGTGGGGCTGATTTGCTTCCTATACTCCTGGTTCTCTCTCAAGAACTATGTGCCTGT AAAAGACATCTGTCAGGGTGGCAATACGAATATTACAATGTGTCCCCTCTGTGATTGGTGCAACTTCTGGGACCTGAAGGAAACCTGCAACTATGCCAAAGTCACCTATCTCATTGACAATCCCAGCACCGTGTTCTTCGCTGTTTTCATGTCCTTTTGGGCCACCCTGTTCCTGGAGCTGTGGAAGCGCTACTCCGCCGAGATAACCCATCGCTGGGATCTGACGGGGTTCGATGTGCACGAAGAGCACCCGAGGCCGCAGTACTTGGCCCGCTTGGAGCACATACCGCCCACGAGGGTGGATTATGTGACCAACATAAAGGAGCCCACGGTTCCGTTTTGGCGCATGAAGCTCCCCGCCACTGTGTTCAGTTTTTCCGTGGTGCTACTTCTAATTGCCCTGGCATTTGTGGCTCTTTTGGCTGTGGTTGTATACCGAATGTCCACGCTGGCGGCCCTTAAAGTGGGTGCTAATCCTATGACCACCTCAAGTGCCATTGTCCTGGCCACCGCATCGGCAGCCTTTGTGAACTTGTGCCTGCTTTACATACTTAACTAT ATGTACAACCACTTGGCTGAGTACCTTACTGAGTTGGAAATGTGGCGCACACAAACCCAGTTCGATGACTCGCTGACCCTTAAAATTTATCTGCTGCAGTTCGTCAACTACTATGCCTCCATTTTCTACATAGCCTTTTTTAAGGGAAAATTCGTGGGCCATCCGGGAgagtataataaaatatttgactaCCGCCAGGAGGAG TGCTCCTCAGGCGGCTGTTTGACAGAGCTGTGCATCCAGCTGGCCATCATAATGGTGGGCAAGCAGGCCTTCAACACGATTCTAGAGGTTTATCTGCCCATGTTCTGGCGCAAGGTTTTGGCCATTCAGGTTGGTTTGTCGCGACTGTTTAACAACACCCCGAATCCCGACAAGACGAAGGGCGAACGCTGGATGCGGGACTTCAAGCTGCTGGACTGGGGTGCCCGCGGCCTGTTTCCCGAGTACTTGGAGATGGTCTTGCAGTACGGTTTTGTGACCATATTCGTGGCCGCTTTTCCGCTGGCGCCATTCTTTGCCCTGCTCAATAACATCCTGGAAATGCGACTGGACGCCAAGAAACTTCTGACCCACCACAAGCGACCAGTGTCGCAGCGGGTTCGAGATATAGGTGTGTGGTATCGGATACTGGATTGCATAGGCAAGCTGAGCGTGATCACAAAT GGATTCATCATTGCCTTCACCTCTGATATGATCCCCCGTTTGGTGTATCGGCATTATGTCAACAAGCCTGGCACTCTGGACGGTTACCTTAATTTCACCCTATCAGAGTTCAGGGTCGCCGATTCAGCCACCTTGTATAGCTTGGCTGGCGATAACTCTAACATAACAACGTGCAG ATATACCGATTTCCGATTACCACCGTCATCTCCTGAAAAGTATACACTGAGCAGCATGTTCTACATCATCTTGGCTTGTAGATTGGGTTTCGTTGTGGTCTTTGAG AACTTTGTGGCTCTGGTGATGATTCTGGTGCGTTGGTGCATTCCAGACATGAGCGTGGAACTGCGGGACCAAATCCGACGCGAAATCTATGTGACCAATGAGATAATCATCGATCAGGAGGCCCACCGGGCTCGATTCG agCGAGCTCAGCGAAACAGTTCGGTGCTTCAGACGCCA
- the LOC108031867 gene encoding anoctamin-1 isoform X3 gives MLNLGSAKVSALEEAASPPPFSKDESFQLLERSPPAAALEPPFTTPLAPFDMELMRRHNLHERLKGKDSFWGGRDPGPGSQRFVDQEKLSASRESLGTADRRAGLAESNASTLQLPDAAEPRANGKQPTGDRTNPSHPAAPLLPMTDPEFVKGNGSGVYDDRECSCPREFYQRAEVNSSLFFEDCIRSIDFVLAYRICAHEPTELENTEKRRVFEANLISQGLEVEATQKDQIWFVKIHAPLEVLRRYAEILKLRMPMKEIPGMSVVNRSTKSVFSSLKTVFQFFLRNIYVDEEIFPKRAHRFTAIYSRDKEYLFDIRQDCFFTTAVRSRIVEFILDRQRFPAKNQHDMAFGIERLIAEGVYSAAYPLHDGEITETGTMRALLYKHWASVPKWYRYQPLDDIKEYFGVKIGLYFAWLGYYTYMLLLASIVGLICFLYSWFSLKNYVPVKDICQGGNTNITMCPLCDWCNFWDLKETCNYAKVTYLIDNPSTVFFAVFMSFWATLFLELWKRYSAEITHRWDLTGFDVHEEHPRPQYLARLEHIPPTRVDYVTNIKEPTVPFWRMKLPATVFSFSVVLLLIALAFVALLAVVVYRMSTLAALKVGANPMTTSSAIVLATASAAFVNLCLLYILNYMYNHLAEYLTELEMWRTQTQFDDSLTLKIYLLQFVNYYASIFYIAFFKGKFVGHPGEYNKIFDYRQEECSSGGCLTELCIQLAIIMVGKQAFNTILEVYLPMFWRKVLAIQVGLSRLFNNTPNPDKTKGERWMRDFKLLDWGARGLFPEYLEMVLQYGFVTIFVAAFPLAPFFALLNNILEMRLDAKKLLTHHKRPVSQRVRDIGVWYRILDCIGKLSVITNGFIIAFTSDMIPRLVYRHYVNKPGTLDGYLNFTLSEFRVADSATLYSLAGDNSNITTCRYTDFRLPPSSPEKYTLSSMFYIILACRLGFVVVFENFVALVMILVRWCIPDMSVELRDQIRREIYVTNEIIIDQEAHRARFERAQRNSSVLQTPVDPEMDAASVQEPNAKFINIEKLLTENLTQIEMDAIIHGENPITGISGADCLEEVHKKLSD, from the exons ATGCTAAATTTAGGCAGTGCCAAGGTGTCCGCTCTGGAGGAGGCCGCCTCGCCGCCCCCCTTCTCCAAGGACGAGAGCTTCCAGCTGCTGGAGCGGAGTCCGCCCGCCGCCGCGCTGGAACCCCCCTTCACCACCCCGCTGGCACCCTTCGACATGGAGCTGATGAGGCGCCACAATCTCCACGAGCGGCTGAAGGGAAAGGACAGTTTTTGGGGGGGACGGGATCCGGGGCCCGGATCGCAGAGATTCGTGGACCAGGAGAAGCTGTCAGCATCGCGTGAATCACTCGGCACCGCCGATAGGAGGGCCGGGCTTGCAGAGAG CAACGCCTCCACGCTTCAACTGCCAGACGCCGCCGAGCCGCGGGCCAATGGCAAACAGCCCACTGGGGACAGGACCAACCCATCGCATCCAGCTGCTCCCCTCCTGCCAATGACTGATCCGGAGTTTGTGAAGGGCAACGGAAGCGGCGTCTACGATGATCGCGAGTGCAGCTGTCCGAGGGAGTTCTACCAGCGGGCCGAGGTCAACTCCTCGCTGTTCTTCGAGGACTGCATCCGGTCCATTGACTTCGTCCTGGCCTACAGGATCTGTGCCCACGAGCCCACGGAGCTGGAGAACACGGAAAAGCGTCGTGTCTTCGAGGCGAATCTCATCAGCCAGGGTCTGGAGGTCGAGGCCACCCAAAAGGACCAGATATGGTTTGTCAAG ATCCATGCTCCTTTGGAGGTCCTGCGGCGGTATGCCGAGATACTAAAGCTGCGCATGCCCATGAAAGAA ATTCCAGGCATGTCCGTGGTTAATCGGTCCACCAAGAGCGTGTTTTCTAGTCTCAAAACTGTTTTCCAATTCTTCCTGCGCAACATCTATGTGGACGAGGAAATTTTTCCCAAGAGAGCGCATCGATTCACCGCCATTTACAGTCGAGATAAGGAGTATCT TTTCGACATTCGACAGGACTGCTTCTTTACCACCGCCGTCCGTTCCCGCATCGTTGAGTTCATCCTAGATCGCCAGCGATTTCCTGCCAAGAACCAACATGACATGGCCTTCGGCATAGAACGACTTATCGCCGAGGGCGTATACTCCGCTGCCTATCCCCTCCACGAT GGTGAAATAACGGAGACGGGTACCATGAGAGCCCTGCTTTACAAGCATTGGGCTTCAGTGCCAAAATGGTATCGCTATCAACCCTTAGACGACATCAAGGAATACTTTGGTGTTAAAATTG GTCTGTACTTCGCCTGGCTGGGCTACTACACCtacatgttgctgctggcctcGATAGTGGGGCTGATTTGCTTCCTATACTCCTGGTTCTCTCTCAAGAACTATGTGCCTGT AAAAGACATCTGTCAGGGTGGCAATACGAATATTACAATGTGTCCCCTCTGTGATTGGTGCAACTTCTGGGACCTGAAGGAAACCTGCAACTATGCCAAAGTCACCTATCTCATTGACAATCCCAGCACCGTGTTCTTCGCTGTTTTCATGTCCTTTTGGGCCACCCTGTTCCTGGAGCTGTGGAAGCGCTACTCCGCCGAGATAACCCATCGCTGGGATCTGACGGGGTTCGATGTGCACGAAGAGCACCCGAGGCCGCAGTACTTGGCCCGCTTGGAGCACATACCGCCCACGAGGGTGGATTATGTGACCAACATAAAGGAGCCCACGGTTCCGTTTTGGCGCATGAAGCTCCCCGCCACTGTGTTCAGTTTTTCCGTGGTGCTACTTCTAATTGCCCTGGCATTTGTGGCTCTTTTGGCTGTGGTTGTATACCGAATGTCCACGCTGGCGGCCCTTAAAGTGGGTGCTAATCCTATGACCACCTCAAGTGCCATTGTCCTGGCCACCGCATCGGCAGCCTTTGTGAACTTGTGCCTGCTTTACATACTTAACTAT ATGTACAACCACTTGGCTGAGTACCTTACTGAGTTGGAAATGTGGCGCACACAAACCCAGTTCGATGACTCGCTGACCCTTAAAATTTATCTGCTGCAGTTCGTCAACTACTATGCCTCCATTTTCTACATAGCCTTTTTTAAGGGAAAATTCGTGGGCCATCCGGGAgagtataataaaatatttgactaCCGCCAGGAGGAG TGCTCCTCAGGCGGCTGTTTGACAGAGCTGTGCATCCAGCTGGCCATCATAATGGTGGGCAAGCAGGCCTTCAACACGATTCTAGAGGTTTATCTGCCCATGTTCTGGCGCAAGGTTTTGGCCATTCAGGTTGGTTTGTCGCGACTGTTTAACAACACCCCGAATCCCGACAAGACGAAGGGCGAACGCTGGATGCGGGACTTCAAGCTGCTGGACTGGGGTGCCCGCGGCCTGTTTCCCGAGTACTTGGAGATGGTCTTGCAGTACGGTTTTGTGACCATATTCGTGGCCGCTTTTCCGCTGGCGCCATTCTTTGCCCTGCTCAATAACATCCTGGAAATGCGACTGGACGCCAAGAAACTTCTGACCCACCACAAGCGACCAGTGTCGCAGCGGGTTCGAGATATAGGTGTGTGGTATCGGATACTGGATTGCATAGGCAAGCTGAGCGTGATCACAAAT GGATTCATCATTGCCTTCACCTCTGATATGATCCCCCGTTTGGTGTATCGGCATTATGTCAACAAGCCTGGCACTCTGGACGGTTACCTTAATTTCACCCTATCAGAGTTCAGGGTCGCCGATTCAGCCACCTTGTATAGCTTGGCTGGCGATAACTCTAACATAACAACGTGCAG ATATACCGATTTCCGATTACCACCGTCATCTCCTGAAAAGTATACACTGAGCAGCATGTTCTACATCATCTTGGCTTGTAGATTGGGTTTCGTTGTGGTCTTTGAG AACTTTGTGGCTCTGGTGATGATTCTGGTGCGTTGGTGCATTCCAGACATGAGCGTGGAACTGCGGGACCAAATCCGACGCGAAATCTATGTGACCAATGAGATAATCATCGATCAGGAGGCCCACCGGGCTCGATTCG agCGAGCTCAGCGAAACAGTTCGGTGCTTCAGACGCCA